A stretch of Halomonas elongata DSM 2581 DNA encodes these proteins:
- a CDS encoding FAD-dependent oxidoreductase, whose amino-acid sequence MANRLNNDFQFIDVGRQDPEKKPARTRAKQFAEIYEPYKPQDAAAQAHRCLHCGNPYCEWKCPVHNYIPNWLQLVSEGNILEAAELSHRTNSLPEVCGRVCPQDRLCEGDCTLNDGFGAVTIGSVEKYITDTAFAMGWRPDMSKVTWTDKKVAIIGAGPAGLGCADILVRNGVKPVVFDKYPEIGGLLTFGIPEFKLEKTVMERRRAVFEEMGVEFCLGVEIGRDMPFEQLLEEYDAVFLGMGTYKYMEGGFPGEDLPGVHKALDYLVANVNHCLGFETDPADYVSLEGQRVVVLGGGDTAMDCNRTAIRQGAASVTCAYRRDEDNMPGSRKEVANAREEGVDFLFNRQPVAVIGEDRVEGIKVVRTRLGEPDENGRQRPEVVPGSEEVVPADAVVIAFGFQPSPAPWFETVGIELDEKGRVKAPEEGAYAFQTTNEKIFAGGDMVRGSDLVVTAVFEGRQAGEGILDYLDV is encoded by the coding sequence ATGGCCAACCGCTTGAACAACGATTTCCAGTTCATCGACGTGGGTCGTCAGGACCCCGAGAAGAAGCCGGCGCGTACCCGGGCGAAGCAGTTCGCCGAGATCTACGAGCCGTACAAGCCCCAGGACGCGGCGGCCCAGGCACACCGCTGCCTGCACTGCGGCAATCCCTACTGCGAGTGGAAGTGCCCGGTGCACAACTACATCCCCAACTGGCTGCAACTGGTCAGCGAGGGCAACATCCTGGAGGCCGCCGAGCTCTCCCATCGCACCAATTCGCTGCCGGAGGTGTGTGGCCGGGTCTGCCCCCAGGACCGGCTGTGCGAGGGCGATTGCACGCTCAATGATGGCTTCGGCGCGGTGACCATCGGTTCGGTGGAGAAATACATCACCGATACCGCCTTCGCCATGGGCTGGCGCCCGGACATGTCCAAGGTCACCTGGACCGACAAGAAGGTGGCGATCATCGGCGCCGGCCCGGCGGGGCTCGGTTGCGCCGATATCCTGGTGCGCAACGGCGTCAAGCCGGTGGTGTTCGACAAGTACCCCGAGATCGGTGGCCTGCTGACCTTCGGCATTCCCGAGTTCAAGCTCGAGAAGACCGTGATGGAGCGGCGTCGGGCGGTCTTCGAGGAGATGGGCGTGGAGTTCTGCCTCGGCGTCGAGATCGGACGCGACATGCCCTTCGAGCAACTGCTCGAAGAGTATGACGCCGTCTTCCTCGGCATGGGCACCTACAAGTACATGGAGGGCGGTTTTCCCGGCGAGGACCTGCCGGGTGTGCACAAGGCGCTCGACTACCTGGTCGCCAACGTCAATCACTGCCTGGGCTTCGAGACGGACCCGGCGGACTATGTGTCCCTCGAGGGCCAGAGGGTCGTGGTGCTGGGCGGCGGCGACACGGCCATGGACTGCAATCGCACCGCCATCCGCCAGGGTGCGGCGTCCGTGACCTGCGCCTATCGCCGCGACGAAGACAACATGCCGGGCTCGCGCAAGGAAGTGGCCAATGCGCGGGAGGAAGGCGTGGACTTCCTGTTCAACCGCCAGCCGGTGGCAGTGATCGGCGAGGATCGGGTCGAGGGCATCAAGGTGGTGCGGACCCGCCTTGGCGAGCCCGACGAAAACGGTCGTCAGCGCCCCGAGGTCGTGCCCGGCTCCGAAGAGGTGGTGCCCGCCGATGCAGTGGTCATCGCCTTCGGCTTCCAGCCGAGCCCGGCACCCTGGTTCGAGACCGTGGGCATCGAGCTCGACGAGAAGGGGCGGGTCAAGGCGCCCGAGGAAGGCGCCTACGCCTTCCAGACCACCAACGAGAAGATCTTCGCCGGCGGCGACATGGTGCGTGGCTCGGATCTGGTGGTGACCGCCGTGTTCGAAGGCCGCCAGGCCGGTGAGGGCATCCTCGACTATCTGGATGTGTAA
- a CDS encoding CTP synthase, with translation MTRYIFVTGGVVSSLGKGIASASLAAILEARGLKVTMLKLDPYINVDPGTMSPFQHGEVFVTEDGAETDLDLGHYERFIRTKMTQANNFTTGRVYEHVLRKERRGDYLGGTVQVIPHITDEIKRRVYEGGKDFDVALVEIGGTVGDIESLPFLESIRQIRSELGASRAIFMHLTLVPYIKTAGETKTKPTQHSVKELRSIGIQPDILICRSEVDLEESERRKIALFTNVEERAVVPLQDADTIYRIPLMLHEHGLDEIVCDKLRLEAGEADLSEWIRVLDAKLNPLKSINIAMVGKYMELLDAYKSLNEALTHAGIQSRIKVNIDYVDSEDIERHGPERLAGKDAILVPGGFGERGVEGKIATARFARENKIPFLGICLGMQVAVIEFARHMAGWEDANSTEFTRDTQHPVVGLITEWLSPEGKIELRDEASDLGGTMRLGGQVCRLAPGTRAREAYGDDEIVERHRHRFEVNNQFVEGLEEAGLVVSGKSVDGSLVEMIELPDHPWYVACQFHPEFTSTPRDGHPLFTGFVSAALEHKAERSRAQSAPQE, from the coding sequence ATGACACGATATATCTTCGTGACCGGCGGCGTTGTGTCCTCACTCGGCAAAGGCATCGCGTCGGCCTCGCTGGCGGCTATTCTCGAGGCGCGCGGCCTCAAGGTCACCATGCTCAAGCTCGATCCCTACATCAATGTGGATCCGGGCACCATGAGTCCATTCCAGCATGGCGAGGTGTTCGTCACCGAGGATGGCGCCGAGACCGACCTCGACCTGGGGCATTACGAGCGCTTCATTCGCACGAAGATGACCCAGGCCAACAACTTCACCACCGGTCGTGTCTACGAACACGTGCTGCGCAAGGAGCGTCGCGGGGATTACCTGGGGGGCACCGTGCAGGTGATCCCGCACATCACCGACGAGATCAAGCGCCGCGTCTACGAGGGTGGCAAGGACTTCGATGTGGCGCTGGTCGAGATCGGCGGCACCGTGGGGGACATCGAGTCGCTGCCGTTCCTCGAGTCGATTCGCCAGATTCGCAGTGAGCTGGGCGCCAGCCGGGCGATCTTCATGCACCTGACGCTGGTGCCCTACATCAAGACCGCCGGTGAGACCAAGACCAAGCCGACCCAGCACAGCGTCAAGGAACTGCGTTCCATCGGTATCCAGCCGGACATCCTGATCTGCCGGAGCGAAGTCGACCTGGAAGAAAGCGAGCGTCGCAAGATCGCGCTGTTCACCAACGTCGAAGAGCGTGCGGTCGTGCCGCTGCAGGATGCCGATACCATCTATCGTATCCCGCTGATGCTGCACGAACACGGCCTGGACGAGATCGTCTGCGACAAGCTGCGCCTGGAGGCCGGCGAAGCGGATCTCAGCGAATGGATCCGCGTGCTCGATGCCAAGCTCAACCCGCTCAAGTCGATCAACATCGCCATGGTCGGCAAGTACATGGAGCTGCTCGACGCCTACAAGTCGCTCAATGAGGCACTGACCCACGCCGGCATCCAGTCCCGCATCAAGGTCAACATCGACTACGTCGATTCCGAGGACATCGAGCGCCACGGCCCCGAGCGACTGGCCGGCAAGGATGCGATCCTGGTCCCCGGTGGCTTCGGCGAACGCGGCGTGGAAGGCAAGATCGCCACGGCCCGCTTTGCCCGGGAAAACAAGATTCCCTTCCTGGGCATCTGCCTCGGCATGCAGGTGGCGGTGATCGAGTTCGCCCGCCACATGGCCGGCTGGGAAGACGCTAACTCCACCGAATTCACCCGCGACACCCAGCACCCGGTGGTCGGGCTCATCACCGAATGGCTCAGCCCGGAAGGCAAGATCGAGCTGCGCGACGAGGCCTCGGACCTGGGCGGCACCATGCGCCTGGGCGGCCAGGTCTGCCGCTTGGCACCGGGAACCCGTGCCCGCGAGGCCTATGGCGACGACGAGATCGTCGAGCGTCACCGTCACCGCTTCGAGGTCAACAACCAGTTCGTCGAGGGCCTGGAAGAGGCCGGCCTGGTGGTCTCGGGCAAGAGCGTCGATGGCTCCCTGGTCGAAATGATCGAGCTGCCCGACCATCCCTGGTACGTGGCCTGCCAGTTTCACCCGGAATTCACGTCGACGCCCCGTGACGGCCACCCGCTGTTCACCGGCTTCGTCAGTGCGGCACTGGAGCACAAGGCGGAGCGCAGTCGCGCCCAGTCCGCCCCACAGGAGTGA